In a single window of the Gemmatimonadota bacterium genome:
- a CDS encoding glycosyltransferase codes for MLDLAGAQQRAGMQPSVVCLRTAGALAPLFAAQGIPVEVLAGSPRGVLPTAWALAKALRSLAPQIVHAHNVSAQVAVALSRKLMPWSANRVRLVYTEHGKLSDARRSLLMLRRWLGRAFDAVIGVSKDVDAQLRLLRIGRADRHHVVLNGVDPARFPPRSARAPGDPLRLVSVGRLSHVKGQDVLVDAMATALKADPTLALVLVGAGPTRAALEAQCATLGIAGRIQFAGAQQDVRPFLEAADLFVLPSRSEGISVALLEAMAAGLPVVATRVGGTPEVMGPGSGGLLVEPERPDALAEAILTFSADRDLLAREGRAARSRVAAAFSLDNTVAAYTACYGLSAPRAAAVPA; via the coding sequence GTGCTTGACTTGGCCGGTGCGCAGCAACGCGCCGGGATGCAGCCGAGCGTCGTCTGCCTCCGAACCGCCGGAGCCCTCGCGCCCCTCTTCGCGGCACAGGGCATCCCCGTCGAGGTCCTCGCCGGAAGTCCCCGAGGCGTGCTCCCCACCGCCTGGGCGCTTGCCAAGGCACTCCGATCGCTCGCGCCCCAGATCGTGCACGCGCACAATGTTTCCGCGCAGGTCGCGGTCGCCCTCAGCCGGAAATTGATGCCGTGGAGCGCGAACCGGGTGCGGTTGGTCTACACCGAGCATGGCAAGCTCTCCGATGCTCGGCGGTCGCTGCTGATGCTTCGTCGCTGGCTGGGTCGAGCGTTCGACGCGGTCATCGGCGTGTCGAAGGACGTCGACGCGCAGCTCAGGCTCCTCCGGATCGGGCGTGCCGACCGTCACCATGTGGTCCTGAACGGCGTGGATCCCGCGCGCTTTCCGCCACGCAGCGCCCGCGCGCCGGGCGACCCGCTCCGGCTCGTGTCGGTCGGCCGACTCAGTCACGTCAAGGGGCAGGACGTTTTGGTTGACGCGATGGCCACTGCCCTCAAGGCCGATCCGACACTTGCCTTGGTCCTGGTCGGTGCGGGACCCACGCGGGCCGCCCTCGAGGCGCAGTGTGCCACGCTGGGGATCGCCGGTCGCATCCAGTTCGCCGGCGCGCAACAGGATGTTCGCCCCTTTCTGGAAGCGGCGGACCTGTTCGTCCTGCCGTCGCGGTCCGAGGGGATCTCGGTCGCGTTGCTCGAGGCGATGGCCGCAGGACTTCCGGTCGTTGCCACTCGGGTTGGCGGAACCCCCGAAGTCATGGGCCCTGGGAGTGGCGGCCTCCTCGTCGAGCCGGAACGCCCCGACGCGCTTGCCGAGGCGATCCTGACGTTCAGCGCCGATCGCGACCTGCTGGCCAGGGAGGGACGCGCCGCCCGATCGAGGGTCGCGGCGGCCTTTTCCCTCGACAACACGGTCGCGGCATATACGGCGTGTTACGGCCTCTCCGCGCCTCGCGCCGCCGCGGTGCCGGCATGA